The proteins below come from a single Rosa rugosa chromosome 2, drRosRugo1.1, whole genome shotgun sequence genomic window:
- the LOC133730913 gene encoding serine acetyltransferase 1, chloroplastic-like yields MKALLIPRSLYNASLLLSTPKLLPPNFSTHNHNTLLNPMAACINTSRANTSTNQPLPRDHETQYNFIKYDCRVSDQVSHIPICQNRTKTTQTRRLVDDLDPEEERGDALWLKMQDEARSDIDQEPILSSYYYTSILSHTSLESALANHMSVKLSNSSLSSSTLVDIFMGVFLEDGEVIRAVRDDLRAVKERDPACISYTQCFLNFKGFLACQSHRVAHKLWSQGRKVLALLIQNRVSEVFAVDIHPGAKIGHGLLLDHATGLVVGETAVIGNNVSILHNVTLGGTGKVCGDRHPKIGDGVLIGAGTCILGNIRIGEGAKIGACSVVLKDVPARTTAVGNPARLIGGKENPKKLDKMASFTMDHTSHITEWSDYVI; encoded by the coding sequence ATGAAAGCTTTGCTCATACCTCGATCCCTATATAATGCCTCCCTTCTCTTGTCAACCCCAAAACTCCTCCCACCCAATTTCTCTACTCACAACCACAACACCCTCTTGAATCCCATGGCTGCTTGCATCAACACTTCCCGAGCCAACACATCCACAAACCAGCCACTCCCTCGCGACCATGAAACACAATACAATTTCATCAAGTACGACTGTCGTGTTTCCGATCAAGTTTCCCACATACCCATTTGCCAGAACCGAACAAAAACCACGCAGACTCGCAGACTGGTGGATGATCTGGACCCAGAGGAAGAAAGGGGCGATGCTTTATGGCTCAAAATGCAAGACGAAGCCCGCTCGGATATTGATCAGGAACCCATTTTGTCTAGCTACTATTACACTTCTATTTTGTCTCACACCTCTCTGGAAAGCGCCTTGGCTAATCATATGTCTGTCAAGTTGAGCAATTCTAGTCTTTCCAGTAGTACCCTTGTGGATATTTTCATGGGGGTGTTTCTAGAAGATGGGGAAGTCATTAGGGCTGTGAGGGATGATTTAAGAGCAGTGAAGGAGAGAGACCCAGCTTGCATTAGTTATACTCAGTGCTTCTTGAATTTCAAGGGCTTTTTGGCTTGCCAGTCACATAGGGTGGCACATAAGTTGTGGTCACAGGGCAGGAAGGTGTTGGCCTTGTTGATTCAGAACAGGGTTTCGGAGGTTTTCGCTGTGGATATTCATCCCGGGGCGAAAATCGGACATGGGTTGTTGCTGGATCATGCTACTGGTTTAGTGGTGGGGGAGACGGCGGTGATTGGGAACAATGTGTCAATTTTGCACAATGTGACATTGGGAGGGACTGGGAAGGTGTGTGGGGATAGGCATCCGAAAATTGGTGATGGGGTGCTTATAGGGGCAGGGACTTGTATTTTGGGGAACATTAGAATTGGGGAGGGAGCTAAGATTGGGGCTTGTTCTGTGGTGCTGAAAGATGTGCCAGCAAGAACTACTGCAGTTGGGAACCCAGCTAGGTTGATTGGAGGGAAGGAGAATCCAAAGAAGCTTGACAAGATGGCTAGCTTCACTATGGACCATACTTCCCACATAACTGAGTGGTCTGATTATGTTATTTAG
- the LOC133734423 gene encoding transcription factor TFIIIB component B''-like isoform X3, with the protein MDDLDFEPTGPVRVAGRFRPKVKPKSTKIASTAAASNFPNVVTEDSIPLSSTVSDTVPSTTSVDVGEVKVTHPVGSSSATSEILGSLEPSGNNEHLWSSVPSLDGDRITKPSESAAADTLQPSVMVAASNGSEGSHSVFGKSASENVDIFSGLECLDDFLTQTTSGAVPASRKSPDKVNGEKCGAPTHCSVESSAFLACDVAEAQTISDYCATQDPVSCTEAAMSIEHGEIRLETKEFEALDVVFEAPISTGRHAGKFQPKLRVKKGKENPNIPHPEVESTILSQPAHFETAPNPTPNFQVNAESFAETTQLDEAVYGDAAYSEGICARSHNSGNGKASTVSNRPQKRKGSAADEAKDGTSARKSRKRLPHQQVDDSGNNTNEDSFNAENSSDYDGNEDIEHNTERRKRAPRKSKVPVSENEKPVQKRKRTKKAPDEPTKEPTKKKFSHSTRRNRRHVDKSLLEIPEDEIDPQKVPMKDLIRLREYRERLEIKEAAKLKTPASDQSANDEFHMEASHNQENFGFEHRSSDENQVRYGDRVSTSSCSFNYQSFMKKQRPAKWYEQDTKLFYEGIEQFGSDFSMVALLFPGRTRDQIKFKFKKEVRHNPLRINEAFRRQSKDNSKYVLVINELQKGAQEKLESNADETSDMAGQEEVELTHDNNGEVAKPELDKIEDMESDVAAEGQHREPAVAEVHSPMKSDQSDDGDGFGGWDDDF; encoded by the exons ATGGATGATCTTGATTTTGAGCCTACCGGACCTG TTCGTGTTGCTGGCAGATTTCGGCCCAAGGTGAAGCCCAAGTCTACGAAAATAGCATCTACTGCAGCTGCCTCTAATTTCCCTAATGTTGTAACGGAAGATTCAATCCCATTATCTAGCACTGTCTCAGATACTGTTCCATCCACTACATCTGTTGATGTTGGAGAGGTTAAAGTAACACATCCAGTTGGTTCATCCTCAGCGACCTCAGAGATCTTAGGAAGCCTAGAGCCATCAGGAAACAATGAGCATTTATGGTCAAGTGTCCCGTCCTTGGATGGTGACAGAATCACCAAGCCTTCCGAATCAGCTGCAGCAGATACTTTGCAACCATCAGTTATGGTTGCAGCTTCTAATGGAAGTGAAGGTTCACACTCTGTCTTTGGAAAATCAGCCAGCGAG AATGTAGACATATTCTCAGGATTGGAATGTCTTGACGATTTTCTTACCCAAACTACCAGTGGTGCAG TGCCTGCTTCCCGAAAATCCCCTGATAAGGTCAATGGGGAAAAGTGTGGTGCTCCGACACATTGCTCTGTTGAGTCTTCAGCATTCTTAGCATGTGATGTTGCAGAAGCTCAAACTATTTCTGATTATTGTGCAACACAAGATCCAGTGTCCTGCACAGAAGCTGCTATGTCCATTGAACATGGTGAAATCCGGTTAGAAACAAAG GAGTTTGAAGCTTTAGATGTTGTGTTTGAGGCTCCCATTTCAACTG GACGCCATGCTGGAAAATTTCAACCCAAGCTCAGAgtcaaaaaaggaaaagagaatcCAAACATCCCTCACCCTGAAGTTGAGTCCACCATACTTTCCCAACCTGCACATTTTGAAACAG CCCCAAATCCAACCCCTAATTTCCAAGTGAATGCAGAAAGCTTTGCAGAAACTACTCAGTTAGATGAGGCTGTTTATGGGGATGCTGCCTATTCAGAGGGTATTTGTGCGAGG AGTCATAACAGTGGAAATGGAAAAGCTTCTACAGTATCAAATCGTCCTCAGAAGCGCAAAGGTTCAGCAGCCGATGAGGCTAAAGATGGGACATCAGCCAGGAAGTCAAGGAAGCGGTTACCCCATCAACAAGTTGATGATTCAGGGAACAATACTAATGAGGACAGCTTCAATGCTGAAAATTCTAGTGATTATGATGGCAATGAAGATATTGAGCATAATACAGAACGGAGAAAAAGAGCCCCAAGAAAGTCCAAGGTACCTGTATCTGAAAATGAAAAACCAGTTCAAAAGCGTAAAAGGACCAAGAAAGCACCTGATGAACCAACCAAAGAACCGACCAAAAAGAAGTTCTCCCATTCAACTCGTAGAAATAGAAGACATG TGGACAAGTCTTTGCTTGAGATCCCAGAGGATGAAATTGATCCTCAAAAAGTGCCTATGAAGGATCTTATTCGGCTAAGAGAGTATAGGGAGCGCTTAGAG ATTAAAGAGGCAGCCAAGTTGAAAACTCCAGCGTCTGATCAAAG TGCTAATGACGAGTTTCATATGGAAGCTTCTCATAATCAAGAGAACTTTGGTTTTGAACACAGAAGCTCTGATGAAAACCAAGTACGTTACGGGGATAGGGTTAGCACAAGTTCCTGTAGCTTCAATTACCAGTCTTTTATGAAAAAACAACGCCCTGCAAAATGGTATGAACAAGACACGAAACTTTTCTATGAG GGTATTGAGCAGTTCGGATCCGATTTTAGTATGGTCGCACTACTTTTTCCTGGTCGAACACGTGATCAAATCAAGTTTAAGTTCAAGAAGGAAGTTCGTCACAATCCATTACGTATCAATGAAGCCTTTCGCCGTCAATCGAAAG ACAATTCCAAATATGTCTTGGTGATTAATGAGCTGCAAAAAGGTGCTCAGGAAAAGCTGGAGTCTAATGCAGATGAGACGAGTGACATGGCAGGCCAGGAGGAGGTAGAGCTGACTCATGATAACAAT GGGGAAGTGGCAAAACCTGAGTTGGATAAAATTGAAGATATGGAAAGCGATGTTGCTGCCGAAGGTCAACACAGGGAACCTGCTGTCGCTGAAGTACATAGTCCCATGAAGTCTGATCAAAGTGATGATGGTGACGGTTTTGGTGGTTGGGATGACGACTTTTAG
- the LOC133734423 gene encoding uncharacterized protein LOC133734423 isoform X4 encodes MDDLDFEPTGPVRVAGRFRPKVKPKSTKIASTAAASNFPNVVTEDSIPLSSTVSDTVPSTTSVDVGEVKVTHPVGSSSATSEILGSLEPSGNNEHLWSSVPSLDGDRITKPSESAAADTLQPSVMVAASNGSEGSHSVFGKSASENVDIFSGLECLDDFLTQTTSGAVPASRKSPDKVNGEKCGAPTHCSVESSAFLACDVAEAQTISDYCATQDPVSCTEAAMSIEHGEIRLETKEFEALDVVFEAPISTGRHAGKFQPKLRVKKGKENPNIPHPEVESTILSQPAHFETESFAETTQLDEAVYGDAAYSEGICARSHNSGNGKASTVSNRPQKRKGSAADEAKDGTSARKSRKRLPHQQVDDSGNNTNEDSFNAENSSDYDGNEDIEHNTERRKRAPRKSKVPVSENEKPVQKRKRTKKAPDEPTKEPTKKKFSHSTRRNRRHVDKSLLEIPEDEIDPQKVPMKDLIRLREYRERLEIKEAAKLKTPASDQSANDEFHMEASHNQENFGFEHRSSDENQVRYGDRVSTSSCSFNYQSFMKKQRPAKWYEQDTKLFYEGIEQFGSDFSMVALLFPGRTRDQIKFKFKKEVRHNPLRINEAFRRQSKDNSKYVLVINELQKGAQEKLESNADETSDMAGQEEVELTHDNNGEVAKPELDKIEDMESDVAAEGQHREPAVAEVHSPMKSDQSDDGDGFGGWDDDF; translated from the exons ATGGATGATCTTGATTTTGAGCCTACCGGACCTG TTCGTGTTGCTGGCAGATTTCGGCCCAAGGTGAAGCCCAAGTCTACGAAAATAGCATCTACTGCAGCTGCCTCTAATTTCCCTAATGTTGTAACGGAAGATTCAATCCCATTATCTAGCACTGTCTCAGATACTGTTCCATCCACTACATCTGTTGATGTTGGAGAGGTTAAAGTAACACATCCAGTTGGTTCATCCTCAGCGACCTCAGAGATCTTAGGAAGCCTAGAGCCATCAGGAAACAATGAGCATTTATGGTCAAGTGTCCCGTCCTTGGATGGTGACAGAATCACCAAGCCTTCCGAATCAGCTGCAGCAGATACTTTGCAACCATCAGTTATGGTTGCAGCTTCTAATGGAAGTGAAGGTTCACACTCTGTCTTTGGAAAATCAGCCAGCGAG AATGTAGACATATTCTCAGGATTGGAATGTCTTGACGATTTTCTTACCCAAACTACCAGTGGTGCAG TGCCTGCTTCCCGAAAATCCCCTGATAAGGTCAATGGGGAAAAGTGTGGTGCTCCGACACATTGCTCTGTTGAGTCTTCAGCATTCTTAGCATGTGATGTTGCAGAAGCTCAAACTATTTCTGATTATTGTGCAACACAAGATCCAGTGTCCTGCACAGAAGCTGCTATGTCCATTGAACATGGTGAAATCCGGTTAGAAACAAAG GAGTTTGAAGCTTTAGATGTTGTGTTTGAGGCTCCCATTTCAACTG GACGCCATGCTGGAAAATTTCAACCCAAGCTCAGAgtcaaaaaaggaaaagagaatcCAAACATCCCTCACCCTGAAGTTGAGTCCACCATACTTTCCCAACCTGCACATTTTGAAACAG AAAGCTTTGCAGAAACTACTCAGTTAGATGAGGCTGTTTATGGGGATGCTGCCTATTCAGAGGGTATTTGTGCGAGG AGTCATAACAGTGGAAATGGAAAAGCTTCTACAGTATCAAATCGTCCTCAGAAGCGCAAAGGTTCAGCAGCCGATGAGGCTAAAGATGGGACATCAGCCAGGAAGTCAAGGAAGCGGTTACCCCATCAACAAGTTGATGATTCAGGGAACAATACTAATGAGGACAGCTTCAATGCTGAAAATTCTAGTGATTATGATGGCAATGAAGATATTGAGCATAATACAGAACGGAGAAAAAGAGCCCCAAGAAAGTCCAAGGTACCTGTATCTGAAAATGAAAAACCAGTTCAAAAGCGTAAAAGGACCAAGAAAGCACCTGATGAACCAACCAAAGAACCGACCAAAAAGAAGTTCTCCCATTCAACTCGTAGAAATAGAAGACATG TGGACAAGTCTTTGCTTGAGATCCCAGAGGATGAAATTGATCCTCAAAAAGTGCCTATGAAGGATCTTATTCGGCTAAGAGAGTATAGGGAGCGCTTAGAG ATTAAAGAGGCAGCCAAGTTGAAAACTCCAGCGTCTGATCAAAG TGCTAATGACGAGTTTCATATGGAAGCTTCTCATAATCAAGAGAACTTTGGTTTTGAACACAGAAGCTCTGATGAAAACCAAGTACGTTACGGGGATAGGGTTAGCACAAGTTCCTGTAGCTTCAATTACCAGTCTTTTATGAAAAAACAACGCCCTGCAAAATGGTATGAACAAGACACGAAACTTTTCTATGAG GGTATTGAGCAGTTCGGATCCGATTTTAGTATGGTCGCACTACTTTTTCCTGGTCGAACACGTGATCAAATCAAGTTTAAGTTCAAGAAGGAAGTTCGTCACAATCCATTACGTATCAATGAAGCCTTTCGCCGTCAATCGAAAG ACAATTCCAAATATGTCTTGGTGATTAATGAGCTGCAAAAAGGTGCTCAGGAAAAGCTGGAGTCTAATGCAGATGAGACGAGTGACATGGCAGGCCAGGAGGAGGTAGAGCTGACTCATGATAACAAT GGGGAAGTGGCAAAACCTGAGTTGGATAAAATTGAAGATATGGAAAGCGATGTTGCTGCCGAAGGTCAACACAGGGAACCTGCTGTCGCTGAAGTACATAGTCCCATGAAGTCTGATCAAAGTGATGATGGTGACGGTTTTGGTGGTTGGGATGACGACTTTTAG
- the LOC133734423 gene encoding uncharacterized protein LOC133734423 isoform X1, whose translation MDDLDFEPTGPVRVAGRFRPKVKPKSTKIASTAAASNFPNVVTEDSIPLSSTVSDTVPSTTSVDVGEVKVTHPVGSSSATSEILGSLEPSGNNEHLWSSVPSLDGDRITKPSESAAADTLQPSVMVAASNGSEGSHSVFGKSASENVDIFSGLECLDDFLTQTTSGAVPASRKSPDKVNGEKCGAPTHCSVESSAFLACDVAEAQTISDYCATQDPVSCTEAAMSIEHGEIRLETKEFEALDVVFEAPISTGRHAGKFQPKLRVKKGKENPNIPHPEVESTILSQPAHFETGDMDESSFCAFLPGDVHNHVSPTFGDSIAPNPTPNFQVNAESFAETTQLDEAVYGDAAYSEGICARSHNSGNGKASTVSNRPQKRKGSAADEAKDGTSARKSRKRLPHQQVDDSGNNTNEDSFNAENSSDYDGNEDIEHNTERRKRAPRKSKVPVSENEKPVQKRKRTKKAPDEPTKEPTKKKFSHSTRRNRRHVDKSLLEIPEDEIDPQKVPMKDLIRLREYRERLEIKEAAKLKTPASDQSANDEFHMEASHNQENFGFEHRSSDENQVRYGDRVSTSSCSFNYQSFMKKQRPAKWYEQDTKLFYEGIEQFGSDFSMVALLFPGRTRDQIKFKFKKEVRHNPLRINEAFRRQSKDNSKYVLVINELQKGAQEKLESNADETSDMAGQEEVELTHDNNGEVAKPELDKIEDMESDVAAEGQHREPAVAEVHSPMKSDQSDDGDGFGGWDDDF comes from the exons ATGGATGATCTTGATTTTGAGCCTACCGGACCTG TTCGTGTTGCTGGCAGATTTCGGCCCAAGGTGAAGCCCAAGTCTACGAAAATAGCATCTACTGCAGCTGCCTCTAATTTCCCTAATGTTGTAACGGAAGATTCAATCCCATTATCTAGCACTGTCTCAGATACTGTTCCATCCACTACATCTGTTGATGTTGGAGAGGTTAAAGTAACACATCCAGTTGGTTCATCCTCAGCGACCTCAGAGATCTTAGGAAGCCTAGAGCCATCAGGAAACAATGAGCATTTATGGTCAAGTGTCCCGTCCTTGGATGGTGACAGAATCACCAAGCCTTCCGAATCAGCTGCAGCAGATACTTTGCAACCATCAGTTATGGTTGCAGCTTCTAATGGAAGTGAAGGTTCACACTCTGTCTTTGGAAAATCAGCCAGCGAG AATGTAGACATATTCTCAGGATTGGAATGTCTTGACGATTTTCTTACCCAAACTACCAGTGGTGCAG TGCCTGCTTCCCGAAAATCCCCTGATAAGGTCAATGGGGAAAAGTGTGGTGCTCCGACACATTGCTCTGTTGAGTCTTCAGCATTCTTAGCATGTGATGTTGCAGAAGCTCAAACTATTTCTGATTATTGTGCAACACAAGATCCAGTGTCCTGCACAGAAGCTGCTATGTCCATTGAACATGGTGAAATCCGGTTAGAAACAAAG GAGTTTGAAGCTTTAGATGTTGTGTTTGAGGCTCCCATTTCAACTG GACGCCATGCTGGAAAATTTCAACCCAAGCTCAGAgtcaaaaaaggaaaagagaatcCAAACATCCCTCACCCTGAAGTTGAGTCCACCATACTTTCCCAACCTGCACATTTTGAAACAGGTGATATGGATGAGAGCTCATTTTGTGCCTTTCTGCCAGGAGATGTTCATAATCACGTGTCTCCCACTTTTGGTGATTCTATAGCCCCAAATCCAACCCCTAATTTCCAAGTGAATGCAGAAAGCTTTGCAGAAACTACTCAGTTAGATGAGGCTGTTTATGGGGATGCTGCCTATTCAGAGGGTATTTGTGCGAGG AGTCATAACAGTGGAAATGGAAAAGCTTCTACAGTATCAAATCGTCCTCAGAAGCGCAAAGGTTCAGCAGCCGATGAGGCTAAAGATGGGACATCAGCCAGGAAGTCAAGGAAGCGGTTACCCCATCAACAAGTTGATGATTCAGGGAACAATACTAATGAGGACAGCTTCAATGCTGAAAATTCTAGTGATTATGATGGCAATGAAGATATTGAGCATAATACAGAACGGAGAAAAAGAGCCCCAAGAAAGTCCAAGGTACCTGTATCTGAAAATGAAAAACCAGTTCAAAAGCGTAAAAGGACCAAGAAAGCACCTGATGAACCAACCAAAGAACCGACCAAAAAGAAGTTCTCCCATTCAACTCGTAGAAATAGAAGACATG TGGACAAGTCTTTGCTTGAGATCCCAGAGGATGAAATTGATCCTCAAAAAGTGCCTATGAAGGATCTTATTCGGCTAAGAGAGTATAGGGAGCGCTTAGAG ATTAAAGAGGCAGCCAAGTTGAAAACTCCAGCGTCTGATCAAAG TGCTAATGACGAGTTTCATATGGAAGCTTCTCATAATCAAGAGAACTTTGGTTTTGAACACAGAAGCTCTGATGAAAACCAAGTACGTTACGGGGATAGGGTTAGCACAAGTTCCTGTAGCTTCAATTACCAGTCTTTTATGAAAAAACAACGCCCTGCAAAATGGTATGAACAAGACACGAAACTTTTCTATGAG GGTATTGAGCAGTTCGGATCCGATTTTAGTATGGTCGCACTACTTTTTCCTGGTCGAACACGTGATCAAATCAAGTTTAAGTTCAAGAAGGAAGTTCGTCACAATCCATTACGTATCAATGAAGCCTTTCGCCGTCAATCGAAAG ACAATTCCAAATATGTCTTGGTGATTAATGAGCTGCAAAAAGGTGCTCAGGAAAAGCTGGAGTCTAATGCAGATGAGACGAGTGACATGGCAGGCCAGGAGGAGGTAGAGCTGACTCATGATAACAAT GGGGAAGTGGCAAAACCTGAGTTGGATAAAATTGAAGATATGGAAAGCGATGTTGCTGCCGAAGGTCAACACAGGGAACCTGCTGTCGCTGAAGTACATAGTCCCATGAAGTCTGATCAAAGTGATGATGGTGACGGTTTTGGTGGTTGGGATGACGACTTTTAG
- the LOC133734423 gene encoding uncharacterized protein LOC133734423 isoform X2: protein MDDLDFEPTGPVRVAGRFRPKVKPKSTKIASTAAASNFPNVVTEDSIPLSSTVSDTVPSTTSVDVGEVKVTHPVGSSSATSEILGSLEPSGNNEHLWSSVPSLDGDRITKPSESAAADTLQPSVMVAASNGSEGSHSVFGKSASENVDIFSGLECLDDFLTQTTSGAVPASRKSPDKVNGEKCGAPTHCSVESSAFLACDVAEAQTISDYCATQDPVSCTEAAMSIEHGEIRLETKEFEALDVVFEAPISTGRHAGKFQPKLRVKKGKENPNIPHPEVESTILSQPAHFETGDMDESSFCAFLPGDVHNHVSPTFGDSIAPNPTPNFQVNAESFAETTQLDEAVYGDAAYSEGICARSHNSGNGKASTVSNRPQKRKGSAADEAKDGTSARKSRKRLPHQQVDDSGNNTNEDSFNAENSSDYDGNEDIEHNTERRKRAPRKSKVPVSENEKPVQKRKRTKKAPDEPTKEPTKKKFSHSTRRNRRHVDKSLLEIPEDEIDPQKVPMKDLIRLREYRERLEIKEAAKLKTPASDQSANDEFHMEASHNQENFGFEHRSSDENQVRYGDRVSTSSCSFNYQSFMKKQRPAKWYEQDTKLFYEGIEQFGSDFSMVALLFPGRTRDQIKFKFKKEVRHNPLRINEAFRRQSKDNSKYVLVINELQKGAQEKLESNADETSDMAGQEEGEVAKPELDKIEDMESDVAAEGQHREPAVAEVHSPMKSDQSDDGDGFGGWDDDF from the exons ATGGATGATCTTGATTTTGAGCCTACCGGACCTG TTCGTGTTGCTGGCAGATTTCGGCCCAAGGTGAAGCCCAAGTCTACGAAAATAGCATCTACTGCAGCTGCCTCTAATTTCCCTAATGTTGTAACGGAAGATTCAATCCCATTATCTAGCACTGTCTCAGATACTGTTCCATCCACTACATCTGTTGATGTTGGAGAGGTTAAAGTAACACATCCAGTTGGTTCATCCTCAGCGACCTCAGAGATCTTAGGAAGCCTAGAGCCATCAGGAAACAATGAGCATTTATGGTCAAGTGTCCCGTCCTTGGATGGTGACAGAATCACCAAGCCTTCCGAATCAGCTGCAGCAGATACTTTGCAACCATCAGTTATGGTTGCAGCTTCTAATGGAAGTGAAGGTTCACACTCTGTCTTTGGAAAATCAGCCAGCGAG AATGTAGACATATTCTCAGGATTGGAATGTCTTGACGATTTTCTTACCCAAACTACCAGTGGTGCAG TGCCTGCTTCCCGAAAATCCCCTGATAAGGTCAATGGGGAAAAGTGTGGTGCTCCGACACATTGCTCTGTTGAGTCTTCAGCATTCTTAGCATGTGATGTTGCAGAAGCTCAAACTATTTCTGATTATTGTGCAACACAAGATCCAGTGTCCTGCACAGAAGCTGCTATGTCCATTGAACATGGTGAAATCCGGTTAGAAACAAAG GAGTTTGAAGCTTTAGATGTTGTGTTTGAGGCTCCCATTTCAACTG GACGCCATGCTGGAAAATTTCAACCCAAGCTCAGAgtcaaaaaaggaaaagagaatcCAAACATCCCTCACCCTGAAGTTGAGTCCACCATACTTTCCCAACCTGCACATTTTGAAACAGGTGATATGGATGAGAGCTCATTTTGTGCCTTTCTGCCAGGAGATGTTCATAATCACGTGTCTCCCACTTTTGGTGATTCTATAGCCCCAAATCCAACCCCTAATTTCCAAGTGAATGCAGAAAGCTTTGCAGAAACTACTCAGTTAGATGAGGCTGTTTATGGGGATGCTGCCTATTCAGAGGGTATTTGTGCGAGG AGTCATAACAGTGGAAATGGAAAAGCTTCTACAGTATCAAATCGTCCTCAGAAGCGCAAAGGTTCAGCAGCCGATGAGGCTAAAGATGGGACATCAGCCAGGAAGTCAAGGAAGCGGTTACCCCATCAACAAGTTGATGATTCAGGGAACAATACTAATGAGGACAGCTTCAATGCTGAAAATTCTAGTGATTATGATGGCAATGAAGATATTGAGCATAATACAGAACGGAGAAAAAGAGCCCCAAGAAAGTCCAAGGTACCTGTATCTGAAAATGAAAAACCAGTTCAAAAGCGTAAAAGGACCAAGAAAGCACCTGATGAACCAACCAAAGAACCGACCAAAAAGAAGTTCTCCCATTCAACTCGTAGAAATAGAAGACATG TGGACAAGTCTTTGCTTGAGATCCCAGAGGATGAAATTGATCCTCAAAAAGTGCCTATGAAGGATCTTATTCGGCTAAGAGAGTATAGGGAGCGCTTAGAG ATTAAAGAGGCAGCCAAGTTGAAAACTCCAGCGTCTGATCAAAG TGCTAATGACGAGTTTCATATGGAAGCTTCTCATAATCAAGAGAACTTTGGTTTTGAACACAGAAGCTCTGATGAAAACCAAGTACGTTACGGGGATAGGGTTAGCACAAGTTCCTGTAGCTTCAATTACCAGTCTTTTATGAAAAAACAACGCCCTGCAAAATGGTATGAACAAGACACGAAACTTTTCTATGAG GGTATTGAGCAGTTCGGATCCGATTTTAGTATGGTCGCACTACTTTTTCCTGGTCGAACACGTGATCAAATCAAGTTTAAGTTCAAGAAGGAAGTTCGTCACAATCCATTACGTATCAATGAAGCCTTTCGCCGTCAATCGAAAG ACAATTCCAAATATGTCTTGGTGATTAATGAGCTGCAAAAAGGTGCTCAGGAAAAGCTGGAGTCTAATGCAGATGAGACGAGTGACATGGCAGGCCAGGAGGAG GGGGAAGTGGCAAAACCTGAGTTGGATAAAATTGAAGATATGGAAAGCGATGTTGCTGCCGAAGGTCAACACAGGGAACCTGCTGTCGCTGAAGTACATAGTCCCATGAAGTCTGATCAAAGTGATGATGGTGACGGTTTTGGTGGTTGGGATGACGACTTTTAG